The DNA region AGCATATAAAATTACCAACGAAATTGGTAATAAGAGAGAGTACTGCAAAAAGAAGATAGGTTTTTAGCTTAACTTTTTAAGTAAGATGATATGTTATAATATCGTCAAAATAGAAAAACGTTTTTTTAGGAGGTGTAAAAATTAAATGGTAGATTTAGAGGAGATTGCCAATGCTGTTATAGCGGGAAATAGAAAAAAGGTTCAAGAACTTGTAAGTAAGACTTTGGAAAAGGGCTTAAATCCTGAGGAAATTATAAATAATGGACTTCTTGCAGGAATGAGTGTTATTGGGGAGAGATTTAAAAATAATGAAATATTTGTACCTGAAGTTTTAGTTGCAGCTAGAGCAATGCAAGCAGGAATGGATATATTAAAACCTTTAATTGCTAAAAATTCTGGTATTATAAAAGGAAAAGTAGTAATTGGGACGGTTAAAGGTGATTTACATGATATAGGAAAGAATTTAGTATCTATGATGCTAGAAGGAGCTGGATATGAGGTTATTGATCTTGGAATTGATGTTCCCCCTGAAAAATTTGTGGAGGCTATAAGAGAGTATAATCCTGATATAGTAGGTATGTCTGCTTTACTTACTACAACTATGTCTTATATGAAAGTGACCATAGATGTTCTTGAAAAAGAAGGGGTGAGGAGGAAGGTTAAAGTAATTGTAGGGGGAGCTCCTGTAACAGAAAGCTTTGCCAAGGAGATAGGTGCTGATGGTTATGCTCCTGATGCTCCATCTGCAGTGGATCTTGTAAATCAGCTTATGGGTTTAGGATAAATGTATAAAATTAGGATAGGCAAAGATAAATTAATTTACTCAGAAAAGGGAGAAAATCTCCTCAGGGTGTTGAGGGATAACAATGTAAGTGTACCTTCCATATGTAATGGGGCAGGATGGTGTGGAAAGTGTAAAGTAAGGGTTTTGAAGGGCAATAGTTTAACTTTGACTGAGGAAGAGAAGAGACTTCTTTCAGAGGAAGAGATTAAAAATAATATTAGGCTTGTTTGTCACCTAACTATTGAAGAGGACTTAGAGATAGAAGTTTTAGAAGAGATTAGTACTTTCAATTTTTCTAAAGAGATAGAATATAAAACTTCTTTAAATCCCTTAGTAAACTTAGAGAGATTCCGGAATAAAATAGATTCTAAAGATATAGATATCTCTTATATAGAGTATATAGAAAAAAGGAAATATGTCGTAAGAAATTTAGAAATAGTTAGAAGATTACCAAGCTTTTTAAAGGATGGATACTTGGAAGGGACCATAGTAGTGTTAGATAATGAGGTCATAGATTTGAGGGAGAAAGATTTAGAAAAAATTTATGGATTTGCTATAGATATCGGAACTACAACTTTGGTTGTTTCTCTTTTAGATATTACCACAGGTAAAAGAGTAGGAGTTAAGATGGAGATTAATCCTCAGGTTTCTTATGGAGCTGATGTTCTTTCACGAATTAATTATGTAATGAGTGATCCTCATGGGCTTTTTGTTTTATGGGATCTGCTCATTTCTAAACTTGAGGATATGATAGGTAGTCTTTGCAAGGAAAAGGATATAAGTGTTAATGATGTTTATGTTGGTTCTATAGTTGGTAATTCTATAATGACACATATTTTTCTTGGAGTAGATCCTTCAAGTATTGGGGTTTTCCCCTTTACTCCAGTCTTTAAGAAGAGTTTTCTAATTTCTTCTAAAGACCTTTTTAAAAGCATTAAAAATGCAAAAATTTACACTTTTCCTCTTATTTCTGGCTATATAGGTGGGGATATTGTATCAGGAATTTTAGCTTTAGGTATGCATCGTAAACCTGAAAATAGTCTCCTTATAGACATAGGAACTAATGGGGAAATAGTATTGAAGCATGATAACAAATTATTTTCCTGCGCTACTGCAGCAGGTCCTGCTTTTGAGGGAGGAAATATATCTCAGGGAATGATAGCAGTAAGTGGTGCTATAGATCATGTGTGGATTGAGGACGGTAAGGTAAAGTATAGTG from Dictyoglomus turgidum DSM 6724 includes:
- a CDS encoding cobalamin B12-binding domain-containing protein, which produces MVDLEEIANAVIAGNRKKVQELVSKTLEKGLNPEEIINNGLLAGMSVIGERFKNNEIFVPEVLVAARAMQAGMDILKPLIAKNSGIIKGKVVIGTVKGDLHDIGKNLVSMMLEGAGYEVIDLGIDVPPEKFVEAIREYNPDIVGMSALLTTTMSYMKVTIDVLEKEGVRRKVKVIVGGAPVTESFAKEIGADGYAPDAPSAVDLVNQLMGLG
- a CDS encoding ASKHA domain-containing protein; the protein is MYKIRIGKDKLIYSEKGENLLRVLRDNNVSVPSICNGAGWCGKCKVRVLKGNSLTLTEEEKRLLSEEEIKNNIRLVCHLTIEEDLEIEVLEEISTFNFSKEIEYKTSLNPLVNLERFRNKIDSKDIDISYIEYIEKRKYVVRNLEIVRRLPSFLKDGYLEGTIVVLDNEVIDLREKDLEKIYGFAIDIGTTTLVVSLLDITTGKRVGVKMEINPQVSYGADVLSRINYVMSDPHGLFVLWDLLISKLEDMIGSLCKEKDISVNDVYVGSIVGNSIMTHIFLGVDPSSIGVFPFTPVFKKSFLISSKDLFKSIKNAKIYTFPLISGYIGGDIVSGILALGMHRKPENSLLIDIGTNGEIVLKHDNKLFSCATAAGPAFEGGNISQGMIAVSGAIDHVWIEDGKVKYSVIGGTEEKGITGSGLVDAIAVMLDLEVLDKTGRMRKNEFNVGKVRITQKDIREFQLAKSAIRAGIEVLLNKADITYEDLDRIYVAGTFGNYINLENAIKVGLLPPIEIKKFVISGNTALMGAEILLLNKELIEEAEEIIKKVKYIDLSLSSEFQELFVKFIGWG